A single Cyclopterus lumpus isolate fCycLum1 chromosome 1, fCycLum1.pri, whole genome shotgun sequence DNA region contains:
- the LOC117733292 gene encoding CREB3 regulatory factor-like: MNGMEPVFGEAYGGHRGLLSPYPLAMSPQGGRTEYDQSVLLMLGSPASPRKRPFELLSDLVDDGGLGEDLHPERWDVSALDEMARYTKLGLGVGGELLAYSEEAVLMGRWGRSREEQEEEEEERRRRISRHAAAGGEEWRAERALCAAGRAAAGGQDGGAPRERTVEVYQVAQEEEEEEAAAMAGLALEHCSEEHNYSLSQGEEATHNSQTEGVRVGEAQQEAAPRREEKEEEEEDEGEEDDDNEAEETAAEAELSSSSETECEAEAEPARQPGERPAKRRCFWEYRRARESAAKKKLGGDVHWSLSWSSSTLPSTLYRREGKKGRRKARKTDASDLTPNPQKLHNIGEQLQKLNAAIDGMGPVNDLPAVARARSRKEKNKLASRACRLKKKAQHEANKIKLWGLNQEYENLLGALLRIKEVIRLRVESSEEEDTDERGMTRRLEDILRESSGPLVAGRTKDFVQRILAASAGDQNQNQNQNQRKEPPQGGDEAAG, from the exons AGCGTGCTCCTCATGCTGGGCTCCCCGGCATCGCCTAGGAAACGGCCCTTTGAGTTGCTAAGCGACCTGGTGGACGATGGCGGCCTCGGCGAGGACCTGCACCCGGAGCGCTGGGACGTGTCCGCGCTGGACGAGATGGCCCGCTACACCAAGCTGGGCCTCGGCGTGGGGGGGGAGCTGCTGGCCTACTCGGAGGAGGCCGTCCTGATGGGCCGCTGGGGGAGGAGccgggaggagcaggaggaagaggaggaggagaggaggaggaggatcagcaGACACGCCGCCGCGGGAGGCGAGGAGTGGCGTGCAGAGAGGGCGCTTTGCGCCGCGGGGAGAGCGGCCGCAGGAGGACAGGATGGGGGGGCGCCGAGGGAGCGCACAGTGGAGGTGTATCAGGTggcgcaggaggaggaggaggaggaggcggcggcgatGGCAGGTTTGGCGTTGGAGCACTGCAGCGAGGAGCACAACTACTCCCTGAGCCAGGGGGAGGAGGCCACTCACAACTCCCAGACGGAGGGGGTGAGAGTGGGGGAGGCGCAGCAGGAGGCGGCGCCGCGCAGGGAGGAGA aggaggaggaggaggaggacgagggggagGAAGACGACGACAACGAAGCGGAGGAGACGGCGGCGGAGGCCGAGCTCTCCAGCTCCTCGGAGACCGAATGTG AGGCGGAAGCCGAGCCGGCGAGGCAGCCGGGCGAGCGCCCGGCAAAGCGCCGCTGCTTCTGGGAGTACCGGCGCGCCCGGGAGTCGGCCGCCAAGAAGAAACTGGGCGGAGACGTCcactggtctctgtcctggAGCTCCAGCACGCTGCCCAGCACGCTGTACCGTCGAGAGG GCAAAAAAGGGCGCCGCAAAGCTCGCAAGACGGACGCCAGCGACCTGACGCCGAACCCCCAGAAGCTGCACAACATCGGGGAGCAGCTGCAGAAGCTCAACGCCGCCATCGACGGCATGGGCCCAGTCAACGACCTGCCCGCCGTGGCCCGAGCCCGGTCCCGCAAGGAGAAGAACAAGCTGGCCTCCAG GGCCTGCCGGCTGAAGAAGAAGGCGCAGCACGAAGCCAACAAGATCAAGCTGTGGGGGCTCAACCAGGAGTACG AGAACCTGTTGGGAGCTCTGCTGCGGATCAAGGAGGTGATCCGACTGCGGGTGgagagcagcgaggaggaggacacggaCGAGCGAGGGATGACCCGCCGCCTGGAGGACATCCTCCGAGAGTCCAGCG GTCCTTTAGTCGCCGGGCGGACCAAAGACTTTGTGCAGAGGATTTTGGCGGCCAGCGCgggggaccagaaccagaaccagaaccagaaccagcgcaAAGAGCCCCCGCAGGGAGGCGATGAGGCGGCAGGCTAa